From the Hevea brasiliensis isolate MT/VB/25A 57/8 chromosome 15, ASM3005281v1, whole genome shotgun sequence genome, one window contains:
- the LOC110636563 gene encoding zinc finger CCCH domain-containing protein 48-like isoform X2, translating to MEAETVHRRLGGGAAHSNVVCRFWMRGKCNRNPCRFMHRESQPPNVYRRTSKESNVLLEGQSMRRSSYGLGNSMAGSEAKTVQKSSSHDIKHLPRKRPNPSSSLASATGGGVSEHKIIEESSSSSTSTDSGNMEEIGASSKCSDASEDKTVNKSSNKACDYWMSGSCIQGVGCQFLHSWFRGDWFSLLANLKGHTEAVCGVALPSGSDKLYSGSSDGMVHVWDCHTGEPTRVINLGDEIGSLISEGPWIFVGLPNVVKAWNIETAAEYNLNGPVGQVYAMTVSSDTLFAGAQDGSILAWKGSTESPNPFELATSLKGHTGAVICLTIGRDRLYSGSMDSTIRAWEVDTLQCIHTLNGHADAVMSLICWDEYLLSCSLDRTIKVWASAEEGNIEVIYTHEMEHGAIAFCGLPDAEDKPVLFCSCNDNSIYLYDLPSFNERGRIFSKGGVRTIETGPDGLFFTGDRTGLLNVWKLAESHGRVQQVA from the exons AGAACCTCTAAGGAATCCAATGTTTTACTGGAGGGACAGTCGATGAGGAGGTCTAGCTACGGCCTAGGCAATTCAATGGCAGGATCTGAAGCTAAAACTGTTCAGAAGAGTTCCAGTCATGACATTAAGCATCTGCCTAGGAAGCGCCCCAATCCTAGTAGTTCTTTGGCTTCAGCTACTGGAGGTGGTGTGTCTGAGCATAAAATTATTGAGGAGAGCTCCAGTTCCAGCACCAGCACAGATTCGGGGAATATGGAGGAGATAGGAGCATCCAGCAAGTGCTCTGATGCTTCTGAAGATAAAACTGTTAACAAGAGCTCAAATAAGGCATGTGATTACTGGATGTCAGGCAGTTGTATTCAAGGTGTTGGGTGCCAGTTCTTGCATTCCTGGTTTCGTGGGGATTGGTTTTCACTGCTGGCAAACCTCAAGGGACACACTGAG GCTGTCTGTGGGGTGGCACTTCCTTCAGGATCTGATAAGCTTTATTCAggtagcagtgatggaatggtacATGTTTGGGATTGTCATACTGGTGAGCCCACAAGGGTGATAAATCTTGGTGACGAAATTGGGTCTTTAATCAGTGAAGGTCCATGGATATTTGTAGGCTTGCCAAATGTTGTTAAG GCGTGGAACATCGAAACAGCTGCTGAATATAATCTTAATGGACCAGTTGGCCAAGTTTATGCTATGACTGTTTCTTCTGATACGCTTTTTGCGGGGGCACAG GATGGTTCCATTTTGGCATGGAAAGGGAGTACAGAAAGCCCAAATCCTTTTGAACTTGCCACATCTTTGAAAGGCCATACTGGTGCTGTGATATGCTTAACTATTGGAAGGGATAGGCTTTACTCTGGTTCTATGGACAGTACAATAAGG GCGTGGGAAGTCGATACTTTGCAGTGTATTCACACGCTCAATGGTCATGCCGATGCTGTGATGTCCCTTATATGCTGGGATGAGTATTTGTTGTCTTGTTCATTAGACCGGACAATAAAAGTCTGGGCCTCTGCTGAAGAGGGGAACATAGAGGTGATCTATACACATGAGATGGAGCAT GGTGCTATTGCTTTTTGCGGGCTGCCTGACGCAGAAGACAAACCGGTTTTATTTTGCTCTTGCAATGACAATTCTATTTACCTATACGATCTACCATC ATTCAACGAGAGGGGTAGGATTTTTTCGAAAGGAGGAGTGAGAACAATCGAGACAGGTCCTGATGGTCTTTTTTTCACCGGTGATAGAACAGGATTGCTTAATGTTTGGAAGTTGGCTGAATCACATGGAAGAGTTCAACAAGTAGCTTAG